A single window of Flavobacterium sp. 140616W15 DNA harbors:
- a CDS encoding GbsR/MarR family transcriptional regulator, protein MEFKEAKNKFVQTWGALGSQWGINKTMAQIHALLMVSNEPVSMEDVMEELQISRGNASMNLRALMDWGIVYKEYKSGERREFFTAEKDLDELAVKIARERSKREIKPALKILKEVSSIDSKDSAEEKHFVEQTTKLYDFVLKTDNMLDKMTEFNENWLGRLVLKIMK, encoded by the coding sequence ATGGAATTCAAAGAAGCAAAAAATAAATTCGTTCAAACATGGGGGGCGTTAGGTTCTCAATGGGGTATTAATAAAACCATGGCACAAATCCATGCTTTATTAATGGTATCTAACGAACCTGTTTCTATGGAAGATGTAATGGAAGAATTGCAAATTTCTCGTGGTAATGCCAGCATGAATTTACGTGCTTTGATGGATTGGGGAATTGTTTACAAAGAATACAAATCGGGAGAAAGAAGAGAATTCTTTACTGCCGAAAAAGATTTAGACGAACTTGCTGTAAAAATCGCAAGAGAAAGAAGTAAACGCGAAATTAAACCTGCTCTTAAAATATTAAAAGAAGTTTCATCTATTGACTCGAAAGATTCAGCAGAAGAAAAACACTTTGTTGAGCAAACCACCAAGTTGTATGATTTTGTATTAAAGACAGACAATATGCTAGATAAAATGACAGAATTTAATGAAAACTGGTTGGGACGTTTGGTTCTAAAGATTATGAAGTAA
- a CDS encoding YqjF family protein, which produces MSFLTAEWKNLALFNYEVDAKILEKYVPPGTEIDLWNNKCYVSLVGFMFKNTKVLGIKVPFHVNFEEVNLRFYVKRFENGQWKRGVVFIKEIVPKIAITFIANTLYKEHYQTNKMKHSVTENEDSKTFVYQWKNHNKWNSIEVQTEKQKKEIELNSEAEFITEHYFGYTKYDKNTTFEYEVTHPRWEQLAIIDYKIDVDFEDNYGKDFAFLNQSKPLSTFLAIGSKITVENKKK; this is translated from the coding sequence ATGAGCTTCTTAACCGCAGAATGGAAAAATTTAGCATTATTTAATTATGAGGTCGATGCTAAAATACTCGAAAAATATGTTCCTCCTGGAACTGAGATTGATTTATGGAATAACAAATGTTACGTAAGTCTAGTTGGTTTTATGTTCAAAAATACAAAAGTATTAGGCATTAAAGTTCCTTTTCATGTCAACTTTGAAGAAGTAAACCTTCGCTTTTATGTAAAACGATTTGAAAATGGACAATGGAAACGTGGAGTCGTATTTATAAAAGAGATAGTCCCGAAAATTGCCATTACTTTTATTGCAAACACTCTATACAAGGAACATTACCAAACCAACAAAATGAAACATTCTGTTACAGAAAATGAAGATTCTAAAACGTTTGTTTATCAATGGAAAAATCATAACAAATGGAATTCAATTGAGGTTCAAACTGAAAAACAAAAAAAGGAAATAGAATTAAACTCTGAAGCCGAATTTATTACTGAGCATTATTTTGGATATACAAAATACGATAAAAATACCACTTTTGAGTATGAAGTAACTCATCCAAGATGGGAACAACTAGCAATAATCGATTATAAAATAGATGTTGATTTTGAAGATAATTACGGGAAAGATTTTGCTTTCCTGAATCAATCAAAACCACTTTCGACTTTTTTAGCGATTGGCTCTAAGATTACTGTCGAGAACAAGAAAAAATAA
- a CDS encoding TIGR01777 family oxidoreductase → MSKLIIAAGTGFLGQVLVNHFKNKFEEIVILTRGRSQTIDRIKYVNWNAKTFSGWESELENATALINLAGKSVDCRYSKENKREILLSRIESTRILNKAILNCVTPPKHWLNSSTATIYRFSLDKEMDETTGEIGNDFSINVALSWEKAFFKTETPNTLKTALRTSIALGKEGGAFNPLKTLAKIGFGGKQGKGNQFISWIHEDDFANAVDFILQKEMIGVVNVVSPKPIRNADFMKKLQRAVGFPFGIPLNTFLLKIGAFFIRTEPELVLKSRNVIPKRLLESGFKFKFDNIEVAFRNLLN, encoded by the coding sequence ATGAGTAAGCTTATTATCGCAGCTGGAACAGGTTTTTTAGGACAAGTTTTAGTCAATCATTTCAAAAATAAATTTGAAGAAATTGTAATTCTAACCCGAGGAAGATCACAAACCATTGATAGAATTAAATACGTTAACTGGAATGCAAAAACTTTTTCTGGTTGGGAAAGTGAACTTGAGAACGCAACGGCTCTAATTAATCTGGCAGGAAAATCTGTAGATTGTCGTTATAGCAAAGAAAACAAAAGAGAAATTCTATTATCTCGAATAGAAAGTACCCGAATTTTAAACAAAGCTATTTTAAATTGTGTAACTCCACCTAAGCATTGGCTAAATTCATCAACAGCTACCATTTATCGATTTTCATTAGATAAAGAAATGGATGAAACTACTGGCGAAATTGGAAATGATTTTTCTATAAATGTAGCTTTATCTTGGGAGAAAGCATTCTTTAAAACAGAAACTCCAAATACATTAAAAACTGCTTTAAGAACCTCAATAGCTTTAGGAAAGGAAGGTGGTGCTTTTAATCCCCTAAAAACCTTAGCCAAAATTGGATTCGGAGGGAAACAAGGAAAAGGAAATCAATTTATTAGTTGGATTCACGAAGACGATTTTGCAAATGCAGTAGATTTTATACTCCAAAAAGAAATGATCGGGGTTGTTAACGTTGTTTCTCCAAAACCAATTCGTAATGCTGACTTTATGAAGAAACTTCAAAGAGCTGTTGGTTTTCCTTTCGGAATCCCACTCAATACATTTCTACTTAAAATAGGAGCTTTCTTTATTCGAACAGAACCTGAATTAGTTTTAAAAAGTCGAAATGTAATTCCGAAAAGACTTTTAGAAAGTGGATTTAAATTTAAGTTCGATAATATAGAAGTTGCTTTTCGAAACCTATTGAATTAA
- a CDS encoding SRPBCC family protein — protein MTTIHLTTKIKAPKQIVFDNSRNIDVHLQSASKTKEVAIAGTTTGLINYDETVTWRGKHFGFYLTHKSRITAMNFYDYFVDEMVEGKFKSFKHEHFFEEENGQTIMTDKLQYETPFGILGQLFDDLFLKKHLIQFLLERNKILKEVSEQGQLK, from the coding sequence ATGACGACAATTCATCTTACAACAAAAATAAAAGCACCAAAACAAATCGTCTTTGATAATTCTAGAAATATTGATGTACATCTGCAATCTGCAAGCAAAACAAAAGAAGTTGCAATTGCTGGCACAACAACTGGATTAATAAATTATGACGAAACGGTAACGTGGCGAGGAAAACACTTCGGGTTTTACTTAACGCACAAAAGCCGAATTACTGCAATGAATTTTTACGACTATTTTGTAGATGAAATGGTTGAAGGAAAATTTAAATCATTTAAACACGAACATTTTTTTGAAGAAGAAAATGGGCAAACAATCATGACTGATAAATTACAATATGAAACTCCGTTTGGGATCTTAGGACAATTATTTGATGATTTATTTTTAAAGAAACATTTAATTCAATTCCTTTTAGAACGAAACAAAATCCTAAAAGAAGTATCTGAACAAGGGCAACTAAAGTAA
- a CDS encoding DUF1090 family protein: MSVKTKILSVAFFAITSMGFAQTNCKELKGCERKLCELNTKLEYAKKAGNQNQIKGVEEAIAQTKKNCTTKTVTNNLDKKVKEKQKEVKERTDEYNKAVKNQESKEKINKKKKKLDEAKAELNKALADQKTK, encoded by the coding sequence ATGTCAGTAAAAACAAAAATTTTATCAGTAGCCTTTTTTGCAATCACATCTATGGGGTTTGCACAAACTAATTGTAAAGAATTGAAAGGATGCGAAAGAAAATTATGTGAATTGAACACAAAATTAGAATACGCTAAGAAAGCTGGAAATCAAAATCAAATTAAAGGTGTTGAAGAGGCAATAGCTCAAACTAAAAAGAACTGTACTACAAAAACAGTTACCAATAACCTTGACAAAAAAGTAAAAGAAAAACAAAAAGAAGTTAAGGAAAGAACCGATGAGTACAACAAAGCGGTTAAAAATCAAGAATCTAAAGAAAAAATCAACAAGAAAAAGAAGAAATTAGACGAAGCTAAAGCTGAATTAAATAAAGCTCTTGCGGATCAAAAAACGAAATAA
- the gcvP gene encoding aminomethyl-transferring glycine dehydrogenase — protein sequence MKTDAFALRHIGPRETDHQHMLKTIGVESIEQLVYETLPDDIRLKAPLNLDPAMTEYEFSNHIHQLGNKNKVFKSYIGLGYNQAIVPAVIQRNVFENPGWYTAYTPYQAEIAQGRLEAILNFQTTVIELTGMEIANASLLDEATAAAEAMALLFDVRSRDQKKNEINKFFVSEEILPQTLSVLQTRATPIGVELVIGNHETFDFSTAYFGAILQYPGKHGQVHDYAAFIAKAKENEIKVAVAADILSLAKLTPPGEIGAAVVVGTTQRFGIPLGYGGPHAAYFATKDEYKRSMPGRIIGVTIDTNGNRALRMALQTREQHIKRDKATSNICTAQVLLSVMAGMYAVYHGPKGLQYIADKVHAATATLANELKKLGVEQTNTAFFDTIVVKADAKKVRTIAEQNEINFYYIDDNTISISLNETVSVAEVNEIISVFAIATNQKATAIDSLTNTNHFPEHLKRTSSFLQHDVFNKYHSETALMRYIKMLERKDLALNHSMISLGSCTMKLNAAAEMLPLSNPQWNNIHPFAPLDQAQGYQEMLKKLEQQLNVITGFAGTTLQPNSGAQGEYAGLMVIRAYHQSKGDHHRNIALIPSSAHGTNPASAAMAGMKVIVTKTLENGNIDVEDLREKAILHKDNLSCLMVTYPSTHGVYESAIKEITQLIHDNGGQVYMDGANMNAQVGLTNPATIGADVCHLNLHKTFAIPHGGGGPGVGPICVAPQLVPFLPGNPVIATGGDHAITAISAAPWGSALVCLISYGYISMLGAEGLKSATQHAILNANYIKEKLSGHYDTLYSGEMGRAAHEMILECRPFKQKGIEVTDIAKRLMDYGFHAPTVSFPVAGTLMIEPTESENLEELDRFCEAMISIRKEIEASTIEDKNNVLKNSPHTLAMLTTDVWDFPYTREQAAFPLDYIAENKFWPTVRRADDAFGDRNLVCSCAPIEAYMEE from the coding sequence ATGAAAACAGATGCTTTTGCTTTAAGACACATTGGGCCAAGAGAAACGGACCATCAACATATGTTGAAAACAATCGGAGTTGAATCTATTGAACAACTCGTTTATGAAACGCTTCCAGATGACATTCGTTTAAAAGCACCATTAAACTTAGATCCTGCAATGACAGAATATGAGTTTTCAAATCACATACACCAATTAGGAAATAAAAATAAGGTTTTTAAATCATATATTGGTTTAGGATACAACCAAGCAATTGTTCCAGCTGTAATTCAAAGAAATGTTTTCGAAAATCCAGGATGGTACACAGCATATACACCTTACCAAGCTGAAATTGCTCAAGGTCGTTTAGAAGCAATTCTTAATTTTCAAACTACAGTTATTGAATTAACTGGAATGGAAATTGCAAATGCATCTTTATTAGATGAAGCAACTGCTGCTGCTGAAGCGATGGCTCTGTTATTTGATGTAAGATCAAGAGATCAAAAGAAAAACGAAATCAATAAATTTTTCGTTTCTGAAGAAATTTTACCACAAACATTATCAGTTTTACAAACTCGTGCAACACCAATCGGAGTTGAACTAGTTATAGGAAATCACGAAACATTCGATTTCTCAACAGCTTATTTTGGAGCAATCCTTCAATATCCTGGAAAACACGGACAAGTTCATGATTATGCAGCTTTCATTGCTAAAGCAAAAGAAAATGAAATAAAAGTTGCTGTTGCAGCTGATATTTTAAGTTTAGCAAAATTAACTCCTCCAGGAGAAATTGGAGCCGCTGTTGTTGTAGGAACTACACAACGTTTTGGAATTCCGTTAGGATATGGCGGACCACACGCTGCTTATTTTGCAACAAAAGACGAATACAAGCGAAGCATGCCAGGACGTATCATTGGAGTAACAATTGATACTAACGGAAACCGTGCTTTACGTATGGCATTACAAACACGTGAGCAACATATAAAACGTGATAAAGCAACTTCAAACATCTGTACTGCACAGGTATTATTATCTGTAATGGCAGGAATGTATGCAGTATATCACGGACCAAAAGGATTGCAATATATTGCAGACAAAGTTCACGCTGCAACTGCAACTCTTGCAAATGAATTAAAAAAGCTAGGAGTAGAACAAACCAATACTGCATTCTTTGATACAATCGTAGTAAAAGCCGATGCTAAAAAAGTACGTACAATTGCAGAACAAAACGAAATTAACTTTTACTACATCGACGATAACACAATTTCTATTTCATTAAATGAAACAGTAAGTGTAGCTGAGGTAAACGAAATCATTTCAGTTTTTGCTATTGCTACAAATCAAAAAGCAACAGCAATTGATAGCTTAACTAATACAAATCATTTCCCAGAGCATTTAAAAAGAACATCATCATTTTTACAACATGATGTTTTCAACAAATACCACTCAGAAACTGCTTTGATGCGTTACATCAAAATGTTAGAGCGTAAAGATTTAGCTTTAAATCATTCGATGATTTCACTAGGTTCTTGTACGATGAAGCTAAACGCCGCTGCTGAAATGTTACCATTAAGCAACCCACAATGGAACAACATTCACCCTTTTGCTCCTCTTGATCAAGCACAAGGATACCAAGAGATGTTGAAAAAACTAGAACAGCAATTAAACGTTATCACCGGATTTGCTGGAACTACTTTGCAACCTAACTCTGGTGCACAAGGAGAATATGCAGGACTTATGGTTATTCGTGCGTACCACCAATCAAAAGGAGATCACCATAGAAACATTGCTTTAATTCCATCATCAGCACACGGAACAAATCCTGCTTCGGCTGCAATGGCTGGAATGAAAGTTATTGTTACAAAAACTTTGGAGAACGGTAACATCGACGTAGAAGATTTACGTGAAAAAGCAATTCTACATAAAGATAATCTATCTTGTTTAATGGTAACTTACCCTTCTACACATGGAGTTTACGAAAGTGCTATTAAAGAAATTACTCAATTAATCCACGATAACGGTGGTCAGGTTTATATGGATGGTGCAAATATGAATGCTCAAGTAGGATTAACAAATCCTGCTACAATTGGAGCTGACGTTTGTCACCTAAACTTACACAAAACTTTTGCAATCCCTCACGGTGGTGGTGGACCAGGAGTTGGACCAATTTGCGTTGCTCCACAATTAGTTCCATTTTTACCAGGGAACCCAGTTATTGCAACAGGAGGAGATCATGCAATTACAGCTATTTCTGCTGCTCCATGGGGTTCAGCTTTAGTTTGTCTAATTTCTTATGGATACATCTCTATGTTAGGAGCTGAAGGTTTAAAAAGCGCTACTCAGCATGCCATTTTAAATGCTAACTACATCAAAGAAAAATTAAGTGGTCATTACGATACTTTATACTCTGGAGAGATGGGTCGTGCAGCTCACGAAATGATTTTAGAATGTCGTCCATTTAAACAAAAAGGAATTGAGGTTACTGATATCGCAAAACGTCTAATGGATTACGGTTTCCATGCACCAACGGTTTCTTTCCCAGTAGCAGGAACTTTAATGATTGAACCTACTGAAAGTGAAAACTTAGAAGAATTAGATCGTTTTTGTGAGGCTATGATTTCTATTCGTAAAGAAATTGAAGCTTCAACAATCGAAGATAAAAATAATGTATTAAAAAATTCACCACATACATTAGCAATGCTTACTACAGATGTTTGGGATTTTCCATACACAAGAGAGCAAGCTGCTTTCCCATTAGATTATATTGCTGAAAACAAATTCTGGCCAACTGTACGCAGAGCCGATGACGCTTTTGGAGATAGAAATTTGGTTTGTAGCTGTGCTCCTATTGAAGCATATATGGAAGAATAA